Proteins encoded within one genomic window of Pygocentrus nattereri isolate fPygNat1 chromosome 11, fPygNat1.pri, whole genome shotgun sequence:
- the dus3l gene encoding tRNA-dihydrouridine(47) synthase [NAD(P)(+)]-like — MEAAVDRSGEGADCPAVPQTEKGEAALKAQYITTREKFHEFLAAGLKDQKGDGEESAEASTDGDNGTAEEPTGEPESKKRKADDEAQAEDNKQDKKKMKGQNKSRPHMKPHSYDDRRLCPSLVQERDSKCFYGDKCKFIHDVADYMSTKPADLGDRCYLYDTFGKCVFGITCRFASAHMGPDFKNLVKEEVCKTLGQKEMVRNSLDKELQRRLRKRQVTFSRSETYLKSIGAGKAKGGANGKKSGSENKHATTDAVAEVEKQCVSEQSDTAADLKTENSQSPLVKTIGPLTDADIIKLRPCEKKQVDFRDKLYLAPLTTCGNLPFRRVCKRFGADITCGEMAMCTNLLQGQASEWALLKRHHTEDLFGVQLEGCFPDTMTRCAELLNQNIDVDFVDINSGCPIDLVYKKGGGCGLMTRTNKFEQIVRGMNSVLDVPLTVKIRTGVQQNCNIAHKLIPELKKWGVSLITLHGRSREQRYTKIADWDYIDTCSRLASPVPLFGNGDILSYEDALKARQTGVSGIMVARGALIKPWLFTEIKERRRWDISSGERMDILRDFTNYGLEHWGSDTQGVEKTRTFLLEWLSFTCRYIPVGLLERVPQKINERPPYYLGRDYLETLMASQHVGDWVRISEMLLGPVPKNFSFLPKHKANAYK, encoded by the exons ATGGAGGCTGCTGTGGACCGGAGTGGAGAAGGTGCTGACTGTCCAGCAGTACCACAGACGGAGAAAGGAGAGGCAGCCCTGAAAGCACA GTACATCACGACCAGAGAGAAGTTTCATGAGTTTCTGGCTGCTGGCTTGAAAGATCAGAAAGGTGATGGAGAGGAATCAGCAGAAGCGTCTACAGATGGAGACAACGGCACAGCAGAGGAGCCTACCGGAGAACCAGAGTCTAAGAAGAGGAAAGCGGACGATGAGGCGCAGGCGGAAGACAATAAACAGgacaagaagaaaatgaaggGCCAGAACAAGTCACGGCCTCATATGAAGCCTCACAGCTATGATGACCGCAGACTGTGTCCTTCACTGGTTCAG GAGCGTGACAGCAAGTGTTTCTACGGCGATAAGTGCAAGTTCATCCACGATGTTGCCGACTACATGTCCACCAAACCGGCAGATCTGGGTGACCGCTGCTATCTGTACGACACCTTCGGGAAGTGTGTGTTTGGCATCACCTGCAGGTTTGCCAGTGCTCACATGGGACCTGACTTTAAGAACCTGGTGAAGGAGGAGGTCTGTAAAACCCTCGGCCAGAAAGAGATGGTCAGGAACAGCCTGGATAAGGAGCTCCAGAGACGGCTCAGGAAGAGACAGGTGACCTTCAGCCGTTCAGAGACGTACCTGAAGAGTATCGGTGCAGGAAAGGCTAAAGGAGGAGCAAATGGGAAAAAGTCTGGGTCTGAAAACAAGCATGCTACGACTGACGCTGTAGCAGAGGTGGAGAAGCAGTGTGTGTCGGAACAGAGCGATACTGCTGCTGACTTGAAAACGGAG AACAGTCAGTCACCTCTCGTGAAGACCATCGGGCCACTAACTGACGCTGACATCATCAAGCTGCGCCCATGCGAGAAGAAACAG GTAGATTTCAGAGATAAGCTGTATCTGGCTCCTTTAACCACG TGCGGGAACCTGCCGTTCCGGCGCGTGTGTAAGCGGTTCGGAGCTGATATCACCTGTGGAGAGATGGCCATGTGCACTAACCTACTGCAGGGTCAGGCCTCAGAGTGGGCCCTGCTGAAGAGACACCACACCGAGGACCTCTTTGGAGTgcag CTGGAGGGCTGTTTTCCTGATACGATGACCAGATGTGCCGAGCTGCTCAATCAGAACATCGACGTGGACTTTGTGGACATAAACTCAGGCTGCCCCATCGACCTGGTGTATAAGAAG ggtgGGGGCTGTGGCCTGATGACCAGAACCAACAAGTTTGAGCAGATCGTCAGAGGAATGAACTCT GTTCTGGATGTCCCTCTGACTGTTAAAATCCGCACGGGAGTCCAGCAGAACTGCAACATCGCTCACAAACTCATCCCTGAGCTGAAGAAGTGGGGTGTGTCTCTCATTACG CTGCACGGTCGGTCCCGAGAGCAGCGCTACACTAAGATTGCTGACTGGGATTACATCGACACCTGCTCCAGGCTCGCCAGCCCCGTGCCACTGTTTG GTAATGGAGATATTCTGTCCTATGAGGACGCTCTGAAGGCCAGACAGACTGGAGTGTCTGGAATCATGGTGGcaag AGGTGCTCTGATAAAGCCGTGGCTCTTCACTGAGATTAAGGAGCGACGGCGCTGGGACATTTCCTCCGGGGAGCGGATGGACATCCTGCGGGACTTCACAAACTACGGCCTGGAGCACTGGGGCTCCGACACGCAGGGAGTGGAGAAGACCAGAACCTTCCTGCTGGAGTGGCTCTCCTTCACCTGCAG ATACATCCCGGTGGGTCTGCTGGAGCGAGTGCCGCAGAAGATTAACGAGCGTCCTCCGTACTACCTGGGCCGAGATTACCTGGAGACGCTGATGGCCAGCCAGCACGTCGGAGACTGGGTCAGAATCAG TGAGATGCTGCTTGGACCAGTGCCAAAAAACTTCAGCTTCCTCCCCAAACACAAAGCCAACGCCTACAAGTGA
- the LOC119264308 gene encoding uncharacterized protein LOC119264308 — translation MWSVDEAAGQSEKKGSSTLENFVTAALNCDLTALLPPSDTRLSSPFTLRLSHTLPLRLRGFTDTSNEAFTPYREINPLSEGGPKAGNYSATARLCARTRFGVAQAECHACVENFREKTESEARRFTPQARRFTPQVRWFTPQARLFTPQARRFTPQARWFTPQARRFTPQVRWFTPQARLFTPQARRFTPQARWFTPQARLFTPQVRWFTPQARLFTPQARRFTPQARWFTPQARLFTPQVRWFTPQARLFTPQVRWFAPQARRFAPQARRFAPQARRFAPQARWFAPEARRFAPQARWFTPQARRFTPQVRWFTPQARLFTPQARRFTPQARWFTPQARRFTPQVRWFTPQARLFTPQARRFTPQARWFTPQARLFTPQVRWFTPQARLFTPQARRFTPQARWFTPQARLFTPQVRWFTPQARLFTPQARRFAPQARRFAPQARWFAPEARRFAPQARWFTPQASVKRSS, via the exons ATGTGGTCAGTAGACGAAGCTGCAGGTCAGTCTGAGAAGAAAGGCTCTTCAACTTTAGAGAACTTTGTTACCGCAGCGTTAAACTGTGATCTTACAGCACTGCTGCCCCCATCAG ATACACGGCTCTCCTCACCCTTCACCCTCCGTCTGAGTCACACGCTGCCGCTGAGGCTGAGAGGCTTCACTGACACGAGTAACGAGGCTTTTACTCCATACAGAGAAATAAACCCGCTTTCAGA AGGGGGGCCAAAGGCTGGGAACTACAGCGCGACGGCACGGCTTTGCGCACGGACCCGTTTCGGCGTAGCGCAGGCGGAGTGTCACGCGTGTGTGGAGAActtcagagaaaaaacagagtcaGAGGCGAGGCGGTTCACTCCTCAGGCGAGGCGGTTCACTCCTCAGGTGAGATGGTTCACTCCTCAGGCGAGGCTGTTCACTCCTCAGGCGAGGCGGTTCACTCCTCAGGCGAGATGGTTCACTCCTCAGGCGAGGCGGTTCACTCCTCAGGTGAGATGGTTCACTCCTCAGGCGAGGCTGTTCACTCCTCAGGCGAGGCGGTTCACTCCTCAGGCGAGATGGTTCACTCCTCAGGCGAGGCTGTTCACTCCTCAGGTGAGATGGTTCACTCCTCAGGCGAGGCTGTTCACTCCTCAGGCGAGGCGGTTCACTCCTCAGGCGAGATGGTTCACTCCTCAGGCGAGGCTGTTCACTCCTCAGGTGAGATGGTTCACTCCTCAGGCGAGGCTGTTCACTCCTCAGGTGAGATGGTTCGCTCCTCAGGCGAGGCGGTTCGCTCCTCAGGCGAGGCGGTTCGCTCCTCAGGCGAGGCGGTTCGCTCCTCAGGCGAGATGGTTCGCGCCTGAGGCGAGGCGGTTCGCTCCTCAGGCGAGATGGTTCACTCCTCAGGCGAGGCGGTTCACTCCTCAGGTGAGATGGTTCACTCCTCAGGCGAGGCTGTTCACTCCTCAGGCGAGGCGGTTCACTCCTCAGGCGAGATGGTTCACTCCTCAGGCGAGGCGGTTCACTCCTCAGGTGAGATGGTTCACTCCTCAGGCGAGGCTGTTCACTCCTCAGGCGAGGCGGTTCACTCCTCAGGCGAGATGGTTCACTCCTCAGGCGAGGCTGTTCACTCCTCAGGTGAGATGGTTCACTCCTCAGGCGAGGCTGTTCACTCCTCAGGCGAGGCGGTTCACTCCTCAGGCGAGATGGTTCACTCCTCAGGCGAGGCTGTTCACTCCTCAGGTGAGATGGTTCACTCCTCAGGCGAGGCTGTTCACTCCTCAG GCGAGGCGGTTCGCTCCTCAGGCGAGGCGGTTCGCTCCTCAGGCGAGATGGTTCGCGCCTGAGGCGAGGCGGTTCGCTCCTCAGGCGAGATGGTTCACTCCTCAGGCATCTGTTAAAAGGTCCAGTTGA
- the LOC108415193 gene encoding transcription termination factor 1, mitochondrial, with protein sequence MALRQISTSLLRGHHRAFLQPSTITAAPISITVSTLHRFFSATRAATAPSNGSENVSLLENLTILGVDLKMARQRQPGVLRKVLTNEHGLAEFLSSKGASREVIASIISRFPRAITRSGEHLEERWQLWRNIFQDDAEIVRILDRSPESFFRSSDNENLEKNILFLSSLGITPHDLPKLLMKAPRVFSNSLELNRTMVELLQSVCVSLGGKDHEAFARAIISRNVYILIRSTKRIKANIEFLLASLKLSDTEALSLLQSHGADILDLSHTSLKRNFKSLWVKLRSLGCRKVEMKKLVLNYTQVLFVSPERLNEKLDCLVEGGIDVRQIVEKPKVLDFSAVTLKQRLDDLNGLGYNFDASGIAILDMSKKRFDAKLEKLREFRL encoded by the exons ATGGCCTTACGGCAGATCTCTACGTCTCTGCTGAGGGGCCACCACAGAGCATTCCTGCAGCCCAGCACCATCACTGCAGCCCCCATCTCCATCACTGTCTCCACACTTCACAG GTTCTTCAGCGCAACCCGAGCTGCCACAGCGCCCTCCAATGGCTCGGAGAACGTCTCCCTGCTGGAGAACCTCACCATCCTTGGAGTGGATCTGAAAATGGCTCGGCAGCGGCAGCCTGGTGTCCTCCGTAAAGTCCTGACGAACGAGCACGGCCTGGCTGAGTTCCTCAGCAGCAAAGGGGCCAGTCGAGAGGTCATCGCCAGCATCATCTCGAGGTTCCCGAGAGCCATAACGCGGTCAGGTGAGCACCTGGAGGAGCGCTGGCAACTCTGGCGCAACATTTTCCAGGACGATGCTGAGATTGTGAGGATCTTGGATCGCTCTCCGGAGTCCTTCTTCCGCTCCAGCGACAACGAGAACCTGGAGAAGAACATCCTGTTCCTGAGCTCACTGGGAATCACACCCCATGACCTTCCGAAGCTGCTAATGAAGGCTCCTCGAGTGTTCTCCAACAGCCTGGAGCTGAACCGGACCATGGTGGAGCTTCTGCAGAGCGTTTGTGTGAGTCTAGGTGGGAAAGACCATGAAGCCTTTGCCAGAGCCATCATCTCCAGGAACGTTTACATCCTGATCCGCAGCACCAAGCGCATCAAGGCTAACATTGAGTTTCTGCTAGCCTCGCTGAAGCTCAGCGACACTGAAGCTCTGAGCCTGTTGCAGAGTCATGGAGCAGACATCTTAGACCTTTCCCACACCAGCCTAAAGAGGAACTTTAAGAGCCTGTGGGTGAAGCTGAGATCTCTGGGCTGTCGCAAGGTGGAGATGAAGAAGCTGGTGCTGAACTACACTCAGGTGCTGTTTGTCTCACCTGAGAGGCTAAACGAGAAGCTGGACTGCCTAGTCGAAGGTGGAATTGATGTCAGGCAGATCGTGGAGAAGCCAAAAGTGCTGGATTTCAGCGCAGTCACGTTGAAGCAGCGTCTAGACGATCTAAACGGTTTGGGCTACAACTTTGATGCCAGCGGAATAGCCATCCTGGACATGAGCAAGAAACGCTTTGATGCTAAACTGGAGAAACTACGAGAGTTTAGACTCTGA